In the genome of Zonotrichia leucophrys gambelii isolate GWCS_2022_RI unplaced genomic scaffold, RI_Zleu_2.0 Scaffold_854_20872, whole genome shotgun sequence, one region contains:
- the LOC135442016 gene encoding olfactory receptor 14C36-like: protein MHNCLWDTRNISYKGCVAQVFFFVFFISAELSLLTITCYDRYVSICKPLHYGTLLGSRACAHMAGAAWSSGFLNALMHTANTFSLPLCHGNALGQFFCEIPQILKLSCTKSYHRELGLIAVSVCLVFGCFVFIVFSYVQIFRAVLRIPSEQGRHKAFSTCLPHLAVVSLFVSTSTFAYLTPHSISSPPLNLALSVLYSVMPPALNPLIYSLRNQELKAEVWRLMIGCFQEY, encoded by the coding sequence atgcacaattgcctctgggacaccaggaacatctcctacaaaGGATGTGTTGCACAGGTCTTTTTCTTCGtgttcttcatctcagcagaaCTTTCCCTTCTGACCATCACGTGCtatgaccgctacgtgtccatctgcaaacccctgcactacgggaccctcctgggcagcagagcttgtgcccacatggcaggagctgcctggtcCAGTGGCTTTCTCAATGCCctcatgcacacagccaatacattttccctgcccctgtgccatggcaatgccctgggccagttcttctgtgaaatcccccagatcctcaagctctcctgcacCAAATCCTACCACAGGGAACTTGGGCTCATTGCAGTTAGTGTCTGTTTggtgtttggttgttttgtgttcattgttttctcctatgtgcagatcttcagggctgtgctgaggatcccctctgagcagggacggcacaaagccttttccacctgcctccctcacctggctgtggtttcCCTGTTTGTCAGCACTTCCACATTTGCTTACCTGACGCCCcactccatctcctccccacccctcaatctggccctgtcagttctaTACTCAGTgatgcctccagccctgaacccgctcatctacagcctgaggaaccaggagctcaaggctgaaGTGTGGAGACTGATGATTGGATGCTTTCAGGAATATTAA